The DNA sequence AGACGATCCAGACTCGTGGTGCAACGGCCCGCCAGCGCGCGAACATCACCTTTTGCTGATTGCCGCCGGACAATTCGCCTACTGGCATTCCGAAATCTGCGCAGCGCACTTCGGTTTCGGCCAAAAGGGCATCAAGGCGGCGATGGCTGCGCCCGCCCGAAGTCGCCGACGCCAGAGGGTTGGTGACGGCCCGAAGCGTCAAGCCTACGTTGTTGCGCAGCGATTGTGACAGGCCCAGACCATCGCGCTTGCGGTCATCCGGGATCGCGGCGATGCCCCGCCTTGCAGCCTGTCGTGGGGACCGCGGAGCCCCAAGGCGATCGAAGGCCTCGACCTCGCCACATTGGAATGGGTCTACACCGGCTAAAGCACGCGCAAGGGCGGCTTTGCCCGACCCCTCCAACCCGGCGATGCCGAGTATCTCGCCCGAGCGAACATCTAAATCGATGCCTCGGAGTTGCGCGTTTCCACCGCCCCGGACGCTCAGCAGGCTTTCACCGCCGGGGGCGCTGGCGGGCTGCGGGAAGAAGTCGCCCAAGGCCCGCCCGACCATCAGTTGAATGACGTTATCGATGCTGGCCTCGGCCGCCGCCATCGTAGCCACCCGGCGACCGTCCTTGATCACCGAGATACGGTCAGCGAGCTCGCGGATTTCGGCCATTCGGTGCGAAATGTAGAGCATAGCCACACCTGCCGCCTTCAGCTCACCGATCAGCCCAAACAATGCGCGGGTTTCGCTTTCATCCAGTGCCGCAGTCGGCTCATCGAAGACCAAAATGCGCGCTTCCTCAGTCAATGCACGCGCGATCTCGACAAGCTGCTGCTCGGCGATGGACAGGGCGCCACAAGGGGTACGTGGGTCTATGTCACTGCCCAGTCGGCGCAGCGCGGCGGCCGAGTCCCGGTTCATACGGCGCCGGTCGAGCATCCCGAAGCGCACCGGCTCGCGTCCGAGGAAAATATTATCGGCGACGCTGCGGTGAGGGAGAAGGTTCAGCTCCTGGTGGATCACCGCAATGCCGCGGGCTTTTGCCTCTGATGGGTGGGTGAAAGAGATGGCCTGCCCGTCGATGTAGATTTCACCGGCACTTGGGGCAAAAACGCCGCCCAAAATGTTCATCAAGGTGGACTTGCCCGCGCCATTCTCCCCGCAGATGGCCGTCAAGGTGCCCGCGGTGCAGGTCAGGTCGATGCCCTGCAACACCTCCACCTGGCCGAAGGACTTGCTGATCCCTACCATTTGAAGAAGCGGCACGTCTTCCTTCGCAGCGCCGAAGCGCCGTTCTGTTGTGGTTTGCA is a window from the Paracoccus pantotrophus genome containing:
- a CDS encoding sugar ABC transporter ATP-binding protein gives rise to the protein MQTTTERRFGAAKEDVPLLQMVGISKSFGQVEVLQGIDLTCTAGTLTAICGENGAGKSTLMNILGGVFAPSAGEIYIDGQAISFTHPSEAKARGIAVIHQELNLLPHRSVADNIFLGREPVRFGMLDRRRMNRDSAAALRRLGSDIDPRTPCGALSIAEQQLVEIARALTEEARILVFDEPTAALDESETRALFGLIGELKAAGVAMLYISHRMAEIRELADRISVIKDGRRVATMAAAEASIDNVIQLMVGRALGDFFPQPASAPGGESLLSVRGGGNAQLRGIDLDVRSGEILGIAGLEGSGKAALARALAGVDPFQCGEVEAFDRLGAPRSPRQAARRGIAAIPDDRKRDGLGLSQSLRNNVGLTLRAVTNPLASATSGGRSHRRLDALLAETEVRCADFGMPVGELSGGNQQKVMFARWRAVAPRVWIVSEPTRGIDVGARAAIYRMLRGFAEAGGAVLVVSSDLMELIGLCDRIGVMAAGQLVAELPRGTSEDEIIRHAMRHDPPQVGRSQGQALSARDGDAA